In the Engystomops pustulosus chromosome 2, aEngPut4.maternal, whole genome shotgun sequence genome, one interval contains:
- the RPL8 gene encoding large ribosomal subunit protein uL2 — MGRVIRGQRKGAGSVFKAHVKHRKGPAKLRSVDFAERHGYIKGIVKDIIHDPGRGAPLAKVAFRDPYRFKKRTELFIAAEGIHTGQFVYCGKKAQLNIGNVLPVGTMPEGTIVCCVEEKPGDRGKLARASGNYATVISHNPETKKTRVKLPSGSKKVISSANRAIVGVVAGGGRIDKPILKAGRAYHKYKAKRNCWPRVRGVAMNPVEHPFGGGNHQHIGKPSTIRRDAPAGRKVGLIAARRTGRLRGTKTVQEKEN; from the exons ATGGGACGTGTGATCAGGGGACAGAGAAAAGGTGCGGGCTCTGTTTTCAAAGCTCATGTGAAGCACAGGAAAGGACCTGCTAAGCTCAGGTCGGTCGACTTTGCTGAAAGACATGGCTACATCAAGGGTATTGTAaaa GACATTATCCATGATCCTGGCCGTGGTGCTCCTCTTGCCAAGGTTGCTTTCCGCGACCCCTACAGGTTTAAGAAGAGGACCGAGCTGTTCATTGCAGCTGAGGGAATCCACACTGGGCAATTTGTCTACTGTGGAAAGAAAG CTCAGCTTAACATCGGTAACGTCCTCCCAGTTGGCACCATGCCTGAGGGAACCATTGTATGTTGTGTAGAGGAGAAACCAGGCGATCGTGGCAAACTGGCCCGTGCATCTGGCAATTATGCCACAGTCATATCCCATAATCCTGAAACAAAGAAAACCAGAGTGAAGCTGCCTTCTGGTTCTAAGAAGGTCATCTCTTCTGCAAACAGAGCAATTGTTG GAGTTGTTGCTGGTGGTGGACGTATTGACAAACCCATCTTGAAGGCAGGACGTGCTTACCACAAGTACAAGGCCAAGAGAAACTGCTGGCCACGTGTCCGTGGTGTGGCTATGAAC CCTGTAGAACATCCCTTCGGTGGTGGTAACCATCAACACATTGGTAAGCCTTCAACTATCAGGAGAGACGCTCCAGCTGGTCGCAAAGTTGGTCTTATTGCTGCTCGTCGTACTGGTCGTCTGCGCGGCACCAAGACTGTGCAAGAAAAGGAGAACTAA